A window from Dioscorea cayenensis subsp. rotundata cultivar TDr96_F1 chromosome 10, TDr96_F1_v2_PseudoChromosome.rev07_lg8_w22 25.fasta, whole genome shotgun sequence encodes these proteins:
- the LOC120270353 gene encoding uncharacterized mitochondrial protein AtMg00810-like, which produces MSTSLHKVLAEASVNLHCIKGLEKGSEMLFVCLYVDDIIYMGASAQQTEIFKLHMIDQFEITDLRILHYFLGLEIHQSSEGITISQTKYAGDLLHKFGMEGCKHLATHMNANKKLKLTDGTIEGDAVKYRSMVGELLYLTHTHPNLIYAISLVSRFMCQPTMQHPGAVKRILCYAAGIQTLGIHYTHAHEFNLVGYTDSD; this is translated from the coding sequence ATGAGCACTTCATTGCACAAGGTTTTAGCAGAAGCATCAGTGAACCTACATTGCATAAAAGGATTGGAAAAGGGCTCAGAAATGTTGTTCGTTtgtctctatgttgatgatataattTATATGGGAGCTTCCGCACAACAAACTGAAATTTTCAAGCTTCATATGATTGATCAATTCGAGATAACTGATCTCAGAATCCTTCATTACTTTCTTGGCCTTGAGATCCATCAAAGCAGTGAAGGTATTACTATATCACAAACTAAATATGCAGGTGATCTGTTGCACAAGTTTGGCATGGAAGGTTGTAAACATTTGGCAACTCACATGAATGCCAATAAGAAATTGAAGCTAACTGATGGTACAATTGAAGGAGATGCTGTGAAGTACCGGAGTATGGTTGGGGAACTTCTATACTTAACTCACACTCATCCCAATTTAATCTATGCAATCAGTTTGGTCTCGCGTTTCATGTGTCAACCCACCATGCAACACCCAGGAGCTGTCAAGCGCATCCTGTGCTATGCTGCTGGTATACAGACTTTGGGAATCCATTATACTCATGCACATGAGTTTAATTTAGTTGGCTATACGGATAGCGACTAG